In Planktothrix tepida PCC 9214, one genomic interval encodes:
- the lgt gene encoding prolipoprotein diacylglyceryl transferase yields the protein MDTNHLFLAFQFTSPGPIIFEIGPLSIRWYGLLIASAVLIGVSLSQYLASRRQIDPELIGDLAIWLVIAAIPCARLYYVAFEWESYVNNPANIIAIWKGGIAIHGAILGGLIATLLFAKIKQIPFWQLADIVAPSLILGQAIGRWGNFFNSEAFGDPTDLPWKLYIPPERRPFGFESYEYFHPTFLYESLWNLMVFTLLITLFFRGLKSKPPLKPGTIFLVYLCAYSSGRIWIEGLRTDSLMLGPLKIAQFVSLSGIILGLFGLIWLYGLKRTLPDVVPKSHSSNS from the coding sequence ATGGATACAAATCATTTATTTCTAGCATTTCAATTTACTTCTCCCGGCCCCATTATCTTTGAAATTGGGCCGTTATCAATTCGGTGGTATGGCTTGTTAATTGCCTCTGCCGTCTTAATTGGAGTTTCCTTGTCTCAGTATCTAGCCAGCCGTCGCCAAATTGATCCTGAACTCATCGGGGATTTAGCAATTTGGTTAGTGATTGCGGCAATTCCTTGTGCGAGATTGTATTATGTGGCATTTGAGTGGGAAAGTTATGTTAATAATCCCGCTAATATTATTGCCATTTGGAAGGGAGGAATTGCCATTCATGGGGCAATTTTAGGCGGTTTAATTGCAACTTTATTATTTGCAAAAATCAAACAAATTCCTTTTTGGCAATTAGCCGATATCGTTGCACCTTCGTTAATTTTAGGTCAAGCCATTGGACGTTGGGGTAACTTTTTTAATTCCGAAGCCTTTGGTGATCCAACGGATTTACCTTGGAAACTTTATATTCCCCCCGAACGTCGTCCTTTTGGGTTTGAATCCTACGAGTATTTTCACCCCACTTTTCTGTATGAATCCCTCTGGAATTTAATGGTATTTACTTTATTAATTACCTTATTCTTTCGAGGGTTAAAAAGTAAACCGCCCCTGAAGCCTGGAACAATCTTTCTGGTTTATTTATGTGCCTATAGTTCAGGTCGAATTTGGATTGAAGGGTTACGCACGGATAGTTTAATGTTGGGGCCTTTAAAAATTGCTCAATTCGTCAGTTTAAGTGGAATTATCTTAGGATTATTCGGCTTAATTTGGTTATATGGATTGAAGCGAACGTTACCGGATGTTGTGCCGAAATCTCATTCCTCTAATTCTTAA